From the Candoia aspera isolate rCanAsp1 chromosome 3, rCanAsp1.hap2, whole genome shotgun sequence genome, the window TTGCCTTAACCCTGACAATGTCTTTAGAGAGCTGCTGGTGGGTTCCACCACGAGTTACAGGAGTGGCCCTCAGTACGTAACATCTGGAGTAAAGTTGGATATTGCGTGCGGTTATTATCCCTTTTCCACCAATTATGCAGCGGTCTCGcaagctcttttttttcctgtacctGTTCTACCCCGTGAGTCCCACTCGGTTGCCTTTTTGGATTACAGAAAAGAAGGTGTACACAGAACTCCTCTGTACTAACTTAACTGTTTGTAATTTAACAATATTGTAATACAGTAGATGAATATATATGTCAGGCTATTTATCAAAATATAAGAAATGTAGGATTTGGGGGGGATTTTGTCTGGTTTTTTGCatgtaacaattttaaaaaatagacaaagacatttaaaaaatgggaacttATGTCATCATTGTTTTATGCCACATGTCCTTAACTTCTAAAACTCCGAACACCTACCATAAGCGTCTTCATCAGGTTCCCCGCTGCTGGCGGAGTAGTATTCTAACACTGTTCTGTACACGCTGTAGCCCAGTTGCTTGTACATGTTCACGGCGACCTGATTCGACACTCTCACAAAGAGATCCACAAAAAATCCACCCTTCCTTCATCAAGGAAGAAAATGGAGCGGTAAGAAAATAGAGCAAGGTTAAGGGTACACAATGCTGTTATGCAAAATTATATCAAAACTTAAATGAGGTGCATACGAGAGGCAAATGCTGTTTCAGCTGAGGCAAAACAAGATACCATACTTAAAGAGGCTTGGCACGATACCCAAATCCTGGTTTGCAAATTGGAAATTTGGGTTTGACACAATCTCTGAACCCTCTAAGCTCGCTGAGATTTGGAAATGTATCTGTAATGGTGACCTGGTGATTCACCTGGTGACTCGCAGATGCTCCTCCATACTCAGCAGTCTCTGCACCTACAGAACAGGTTTCCCACCAGCTGACTCCATGACTCACGCTGGCAAGGGATGATGGGACTTGGAGTCTAACACCTGCAGGACCACACATGGCACGCACCTCTGGCCTAGAGGACAATGCTGAGcaggtaaaaaaataatttgcctaATCACCAATACTCTGTGGGTTTGTGTTCTTATTTGTTTTGATGAAACCTTGATTTACAAATATTAGTTTTGCATTCAGAATTAGCACTAAACTGGAGCTAACTTCCGACAGAAACGCAGCCACCAATCTTCTTGCAACCAAGGAGGTGGCTGTGCGTATCTGTAGGGTTGCCCTGCGAGAATAAGCCAATGGCTTCATCACCCCGGTGTCTCTTGTATTGCAGTGAGACCGTGCTGCATTCTGACAAAAGCCCTAAAGTCACCTGATGCAACCAGGGCCCAGTTAAGgcatagaaaagaaaatgcatggatttcaaaGCTGTTATATAACACTTAAAAAATACCCACAAAAAAACTGAGTGCGGAGGAAAATCCAGTGCTTCCTTCATCCACCACTGTAACTTGGCATATCGCTAGGCTCAGCAGAAGCCACGGGAAAATAACACGTGCCAATCATGTGCGTATTTCCATGGGAAAAGATCTCACTGTAATTCGTGAAACTTAGTCCTGGGCAGGACGCCAGTGTTTGACACTCTTTTGCACCAAAAGCGCTAAGTATATGGCAAGATGTATCTGCTTAGGTGCATCAAGCAGTCCTCAGGTAAGAGTTCAGGCGTTAGGTTATCCCACAGCCAGAACTGGGCAGATTAATTTTCTCACCTCTTTCGGCCCAGTTACATTATCACTCCAAAAAGAAATACAAGGCAAAATTAAGAGCATTCCAATTGCAATGAGAAGTAATCTACGTCTATGCATTTCACATTAATACGTTGCTTTCTATGACAGGTTTCGCTATCACGAATGGTCACTTTTCTTATGGCTGTACCTAGAAAATCCACCCGTAGCTGCAAAgattttctagctttttatatttaaaagcattttggCCTACTGTGTTATGTAAAATTGCTTTCTGCAactatgtaatttttaaaataaattgaaaacgaCACCTAATCTATACAGTTTATGCCATCATATATTTTTAAGGATGCCACAAACCTCATAACGTGCAGCATAAAAGCAGAATATGGCTGTCCTCCAGGTTTTGTCATCTCTGTTTGATTCCTAACAGACCAGACCAGGCTAGAGATGTTCTTTTCCTAAAATTAATATtggcaattacaggtagtccttgacttacgaccaaaattgggaccagaacttctgtcattaagcaagtcacacctgattttacaacctttttgctgtggtcattaagcaaatctcatgaccgttaagcaaatccggcttcccccatttactttgcttgttggaagccagctgggaaggtcacaaatagcgaTCACGTGACCTTGGGACACTGCACCTGCCGTAACTAatgctgattgccaagtgcctgaattttgatcatacgagtacagggacactgcaacagtcgtaagcgcaaggaccagtcgtaagtcacatttttcagcactgtcacaactttgaatggtcactaaacaaacggtcgtaagttgaggactatctgtaggatTGTCACCCAATCAATTCCTCCCTGAGATTGCAGCCAATACACTTGCTTACAACCTCCAACATCTGCCCCACCTTTCAGATATTTCCTCCAGCAGCTCCATCAGCTTGGCAGCCAGCCCCAACCGGCGAAACTCGGGGGCAACTGAGAGCGCGGTGACGTGGCCGTGCCATTCTTCCCTGGCCACCGAACCTTCTGCCTTCCCCATGACTGCAAGGAGAATCGGCTGTGATCATCCTGCAGAAACGCTGCGACTGATCTTTAATTCCGGTATTCGTTTAGCAGTTTCTTATTCcagcagaaaaagaaacatttcactACAGCAGCACCCTAATTAAACAAATCTCGAGTTCAAAGCTGAAAGGCAGATGACGTGGCATTCGGAGGAACCTCCATTTCACTGGGGAAAAGGAGAATAATTCTGATTCGGGTTATTAAAACCGGTTTCCGAGAATAGGAACAAGCAGCAATGGGAGGGCTTAGCAGATGCTCTGCAGGTAGCAAAAGAGGCTTTAGTTCCACCTCAGTCTATTCTTCCTACTACAGTCAGCTTAGAACAGATTTATAAATGCAACTAACCCATGGCAATAAGCATGATCTCCATGATGTAAGCCAACaaagaacaataataatagaaCCGAGTTCCAGTTTTTGCTGGCCAGCTAATCAGGAGACCATCTTGTATTTCCCACTAACATCAGAAAGATTAAGAGGAGGACTGCATCTGTGCCTCCCTGAAGCAGGATGAAGAGAGCCATTCAGAGCAAAGACATGTTCCTAACTTCTCCCTAGGGCCTGCTTGGCTCCATGGTTTCCTTCTGACATTAGCAATCAcccacaactggaactgctgggACTACCAGCCACAGTCACTATTTCATCACTGCATGAAACTGAGCTATGGAGAGGGGTGAGCACGTATGTCCAGTCCCCTCATCTAACAGCCCTACGCCCTTCACAGTTAAAGTGGGTGGCGTAAATCTGCTATTAAAAATTAGTGCCACTTAAATCCAGGTGGGGGTGGCCCAATTAATTTCCAGCAAGCAACATGCTTGGTTAAGGTCAATTGTCTATGAAGCAAGTCAGCATAAAATCTGATTTCTGAAACAAGTAAAATGCTTCCGTGTTAAGTTAGAAAATCACTTTAAAGTTATAAGGACTTTGAAAGAGGCATTTGTTCTTGCTATCTGTAGTttttagaccagtgcttctcaaccttggcagcttgaagatgtgtggatttcatagctggctgggaaattctgggcgttgaagtccacccatcttcaagctgccgaggttgagaaacactattttgGACATACAGTATTGTACCAAAACATTAGGGAAGTTTCAGTCCAGGTCATCCCTGGCATGTTTATAACTGATCAAAAGCTTTCTGAAACCAAATCAGTTATCACTATTTTCAATTAATTAAGAGTCAAGATAGCAAAAAGGAAGATGTTCTACTTACTGTAGCCCATCAGCTCTCCCCCAGGGGCTTCTGCAACAATAAAATACTCTGGCCAGTGAGCCAAGTACTGCAAGTAAAACGGAATTCCATACTATGAAGAATCTTATGTTAAGAAAAATTCACCTCAATGTGCGTGTATTCAAGAACAAAGTATgtttgttacaaaaaaaaaaagataagagcATGTATATGAGAATCACTCCATAAGTCCACTTGTTTTGCATGTTAACAATATGCCTGGGATCAGCCTATGAAGAAGAAGC encodes:
- the NAA20 gene encoding N-alpha-acetyltransferase 20, whose amino-acid sequence is MTSLRAFTCNDLFRFNNINLDPLTETYGIPFYLQYLAHWPEYFIVAEAPGGELMGYIMGKAEGSVAREEWHGHVTALSVAPEFRRLGLAAKLMELLEEISERKGGFFVDLFVRVSNQVAVNMYKQLGYSVYRTVLEYYSASSGEPDEDAYDMRKALSRDKEKKSIIPLPHPVRPEDIE